A part of Miscanthus floridulus cultivar M001 chromosome 6, ASM1932011v1, whole genome shotgun sequence genomic DNA contains:
- the LOC136461302 gene encoding uncharacterized protein has protein sequence MPLHVCRIIVSYASAFSSCRMSEQEVAPEEVNVLKRNSDDVGWEYGFLVDPNNKDKVECKFCGHRSQGGIHRLKEHVANVGTNAKKCRKSTDEAKEKCKKSLEDAKKKRKQQAARELELREEVNVSRVGTEDDEVTCVGSSEPHKLGPIDKWTRAIDPKATKSESLQQQKLNKELWKQRTHEVHKYIARWVYNHGNLLLCISVLHFRFEYMPELNTNYTFLYHL, from the coding sequence ATGCCTTTGCATGTTTGTAGAATTATAGTTTCATATGCCTCTGCATTCTCTTCATGTAGAATGTCGGAGCAAGAAGTTGCTCCGGAGGAAGTGAATGTCCTGAAAAGGAATTCAGATGATGTGGGATGGGAGTATGGGTTTCTGGTGGATCCAAACAATAAGGACAAGGTTGAGTGCAAGTTCTGTGGTCATCGGAGCCAAGGAGGGATCCATCGGTTGAAGGAACATGTGGCCAATGTTGGAACAAATGCGAAGAAATGCAGAAAGAGCACAGATGAGGCTAAAGAGAAGTGCAAGAAATCGCTAGAAGATGCAAAAAAGAAGAGGAAGCAGCAGGCTGCTCGTGAACTAGAGCTTAGAGAAGAAGTGAATGTTTCTCGGGTTGGAACAGAGGATGATGAAGTGACTTGTGTTGGAAGTTCAGAGCCTCACAAATTAGGACCCATTGATAAGTGGACACGTGCTATTGATCCTAAAGCAACAAAATCTGAATCTTTGCAGCAACAGAAGCTGAACAAGGAACTTTGGAAACAAAGAACACATGAGGTGCATAAATATATTGCAAGATGGGTCTATAACCATGGTAATTTACTATTATGCATTTCTGTTTTACATTTCAGATTTGAATACATGCCTGAACTGAACACTAATTACACTTTTTTGTATCATTTGTAG